Proteins from a genomic interval of Bacillus sp. FJAT-45350:
- a CDS encoding threonine/serine exporter family protein gives MLIELIFCYVATVGFGIIFNVPTRAVFIGGVIGSISWFIIRTLPDYGISTIFATAVAALTSAAIAHFLAKRYRIPGTTFSIPGIIPLVPGSKAYFTMLAFVEGDYLLGLELGIETMLQAGAIAAGLVFALSLFSFRKGGIGQRYEPNR, from the coding sequence TTGTTATGTAGCAACTGTTGGTTTTGGAATCATCTTCAATGTTCCAACTCGAGCTGTTTTTATTGGAGGAGTAATTGGCTCAATCTCTTGGTTTATCATTCGAACGCTACCCGATTATGGGATATCAACAATTTTTGCTACAGCTGTTGCTGCTCTTACAAGTGCTGCAATTGCCCATTTTTTAGCAAAGAGATATAGAATCCCAGGAACGACTTTTAGCATTCCAGGAATTATCCCACTAGTACCCGGGAGCAAGGCATATTTTACGATGCTAGCCTTTGTAGAAGGAGATTATTTGCTTGGATTAGAGTTAGGGATTGAAACGATGCTTCAAGCAGGTGCTATTGCCGCAGGGCTTGTATTTGCTCTATCCTTGTTTTCATTTCGCAAGGGAGGAATAGGACA